The Agreia sp. COWG nucleotide sequence CCCGGGACTTCCTCCGATCCGGGCGCCGCCGTATGAGCACCCCCGATGCGTCCAGCGTGAGCGCGGCGGAACAGGAGACCTCGGCCGTGCTCGTGTCGACGAAGAGTGTGCTGAGATCTGCCGGGTGGAGGAGCCTGATCGCTCAGCCGGTTGCGATTCTCGTCGTTCTCGCACTCTTTCTCGTCTGGTTGAACGTCGCTCCGCTCACCGCGACCGAACGCACGACCCTCGATCCCGGGGCGCTGTGGCAGGCCACCCTCGAGCATCTCAAGCTCACCTTCGTCGCCGCGGCGATCGTGCTCGTCATCGCCATTCCCCTCGGAATTCTGCTGACCCGCTCCGGCTTCCGGCGATTCAGCGCACCCATTCTGGCCATCGCGAACTTCGGCCAGGCTGCCCCGGCCATCGGGCTGGTGGTGCTGCTTGCCATCTTCGTGAGTTCGGGATTCTGGGCCTCGATCATCGCTCTGGTGCTCTACGCCGCGCTTCCCGCTCTCAGCAACACCATGATCGGCATTCGCGGTGTTCCCTCATCGCTGGTCGAGGCCGGCCGCGGCATGGGCATGTCGGCGGCGGCCGTGCTGTTCAAGGTGGAGCTGCCGTTGGCCGTGCCCGTGATGCTGGCGGGAATCCGGACCGCCCTCGTGCTGCTGGTGGGAACCGCATCGCTTGCCGCATTCATCAATGGCGGCGGCCTCGGCCTCTTGATCGTCACCGGGGTGAACCTCTATCTGATCAGCGTTCTCGTTTCCGGTGCGCTGCTCATCGCTCTGCTCGCACTGTTCATCGACTGGCTTGGCCGCGTCGTCGAGTTCATCGCGCACCCGAAGGGACTCTGACCATGACGGCACGATCCACACGCACGCACTCCTCGACGGCTCGCGCCCGGAACACCGGAAGGGCGCCTCGACGCCTGCGCACCCGACTTCTTGCAGGCGCGGCCATCGTCGCCGCCGGCATGTTCGCGCTCACGGGCTGCGGTCTTCAGCCGGCCGCGTCGTTCACCCCCGACGTCAGTGCGGGGTCGATCGCGCCCCTCGACCTGCCGGATGACGCCGGGATCACGATCACGTCGAAGAACTTCACTGAGCAGCTCATCCTGGGCAAGGTGGCGGTGATCGCTGCGAGGGCGGCGGGATTCAAGGTCGTCGACCTGACCAATGTGCCGGGAAGCGTTCCGGCTCGACAGCTGATGCTCGCACACGGTGCCGACATGACCTTCGAGTACACGGGAACCGCGTGGATCTCGTATCTCGGACAGGCGACGGCGATTCCCGACCAGCAGAAACAGTACGAGGCGGTGCGCGATGCCGATGCTGCCAACGGCCTCACCTGGCTTCCGCCGGCTCCGCTCAACAACACCTACGCCATGGCGATGGGCAAGGATGCGGCGAAGAGGCTCGGCATCACCAAGATGTCGCAGATCGCGTCTCTTCCCGTGCAGGACCGAACCTTCTGCGTCGAGGCGGAATTCAACTCCCGCCAAGACGGCATGACGCCGATGCTGGCGGCGTACAACATGGAGCGAGGCAGCGACTCCGGCGTGCCGGATTCCAACATCAGCATCTTCGACACGGGAGCCGTCTACACCGCCATCGATCGCGGAACCTGCAACTTCGGCGAGATCTTCACCACAGACGGGCGAGTCGACTCGCTCGGGTTGACCGTGCTCCAAGACGACGAGAGGTTCTTTCCCGCCTACAACGTCGCACCGGTGCTCAACACGGAGACACTCGCGAAGTATCCGGGCCTCGCCGACGTCTTCGACCAGATCTCCCCGAAGATCACGGACGCGACCCTACGTCAGTTGAACCTGAGGGTCGACGAGGGCGGGGAAGACCCCACTGACGTCGCCTATTCATTCCTCGTCGACAATGGTTTCGTGAGGGCGAAGTAGACGCTCGTCGAAGACCCACGGCGCGGCGGAGGTCGATGGTGAAGCAGCGAATTCGTCCATTCGCTGCTGCGCGAACGTGGTTCCCAACTCGGCGCGTCTGTGCGGGCGGGTCCAGTAGTAGTGCAGAAGTGCGAAGACGACGGCGGGAGACGAGCCGAGCTCGTCGGGGTTGATCGACCACTGTTCGGTGCCACGGGCGATGTAGAGAATGGGCGCGGCCGTGCTCGACTCCGGTGTGCCAGGTCGGCGCATGAGGGCTTTCAGTTCGGTGATCTCGTGCCACGAGACGTTGGCCCGCTTGCCCAACTGCATGCGGATCATGAGGCCGCGCCGGCCGAACGCGATGCCCTGCGTGTACGGCCACTGGCGGCGGATGATCGCCGAACGCAGCGCGGAGACGAATGTCACGAGAGCCAGCAGGGCAAAGACCCCCACGATCGCGCCGAAGATCAGGTCGATCACGTCGTTGGCCTGAGAACCGCTACCCAGCCGAGAGAAGAACAGCACCGCGAATGGTGCCAGCACGACGAAGAAGACTCCAAGACCGATGACGGAGCGAAGACGTGGGGGAGTGAGGGGCGCGACGTGCACCCAGCCGTCCGGGGTCGGAGTGCGTCCGTGGCCGAACTGCTCGGCGCTCTCGAGGTACAGCGGGCGGGTGGACGCGTTCGCCGGAATCCACCCGATCGGAATGGGGAAATCGCGTGGATCGGACACCCGGTAAGGGTACGGCGCAACGGCGAGCTCGTGAAACCCCGGCCCTCGTGCTGCTGGGTCGGAACAGAATCTAGGTTGACTCAACGCCCCGCGACGAGTCGATCGAGCGCGTCTGAGATGACGTCGATCGGGTCTGGCAGAACTCTGATCTCGTCGCGAAGGGTCTCGCTCGCCTGGCGATAACTCGTCTCGCCCAGCACCCGACGCACCGCAGCGAGCACCTTGCCGGGTCGGGGCGTTCCCGTGCGCAGGTCGACGCCGCATCCGGCCCACTGCACGCGCGCCGCCACCTCGGGCTTCTCTTCGGTCGACCCGGCCACGACCAGGGGAATGCCCGCCGCGAGAGCGCGCTGAACGCCACCGAATCCTCCGTTGGTCACGAACACATCGCACAGCGGCAACAGCTCGTCGTACGGCAGAAACTGGGCGACGCGGGCGTTGGAGGGGAGTCGGCCTCCCATCGCCGTGACGACATCGGCGATCGGGCGCCCTCCTGTGGCCGCCACGACGAGCACGTCTTCTTCGGCGAGTGCGCGAAGGGTCGGTACGAGCAACCGACTCAGATCGACGTTGTCGATGGTGCCCTGCGATACGTGCACGACGGGCCGCCCTGACTGCAGATCGCCCCACCAGCCGGGTAGATCGGCACCGCTCGGCCCGCCCGCACGCAGCGGCCCGACGAAGCTCACGGTATCGGGCAGCTCGCGCCGCGGATACTCCAGCCCCTCGACGCTGAGCTGGAACAGCAGGTCGAACGAGCGGTAGGCGAAGTCGAAGAAACTGACACCGGATGGAGCCACGCCCACCTCGGCCATCGCTTCTTTCACGGCGAGCTCGACCGGTCTGAACGGACCCCGCAGGAGGAAGGCGTTGAGCGCGGCGTTACGCGCACGGGCCAGACCGGATGTTCCCGGCTGCAGTGCCGTGCCGAACGGCGCGGCGTCGACGCTCGCCATGATCACCGGAACAGCCGACACCCCGACCACCGGCAGCCGGTCTTTCGGCGCCCGCGCCAGATAGGGAGCGAGGCCGGTGAACGAGGCTTCACCGATGATCGCATCGAACGACCCCGACCCGAGGAGTGCTTCGACGGCCCGCCACTGCCCCGGAATGACCCGGGCGAACATGCCGATCATCCCGTATCGCACCGCGGCCAAGCCGTGCATCTTGTCGCGGCCCGGCAGCCAGGCATCCAGATCGTCGTCGTCGAAGTCGACCTCGCCGGGCAGCGGGGCGAATGCGAGCCCCGACTGCAGCACGAGGTCTTCGTACTTGCGCCCGGTGAGAACGGTGACGCTCGCGCCCCGTTGCCGCAGTCCGCGACCGAGGTCGACGATCGGCTGTAGATGGCCGTAGATGGGGGGAGAGCACAGAAGGTATGCGGGCACGGATCAGATGCTAGCCAGAGTGTGCAGAAGGGAGGCTGTGAGTCGACCGCTCCAGTGCAGCGGCCTGCGCGGCCGTGCGCGTCGTGGTTTCACGGTGTTGACTCAGATAGAGGCTCGTCAGGCCGACAGCGGGCACGCCGACGACGAGCAGAACCAGGGCGCCGACGAGCCACGCTCGACCGGATCTCGTTCTCAACGCCATGGCGGCATGCCACGACACGCAGTTATTCGGGTGTGCCCAGCGTTCACGGCTCTCCCACCCGACTCGATCGATGTCGTTAATCTATCGGCCCACCGCCTTCGGCCTAAAGTCGAACAATGACGACAGAGGTTTTTCGTGCAGCCCGTGACCAGCTCGTGGCCCTGCGCGACGACTACGACACCGCCCGCCAAGACTTCGAATGGCCGGATGTCGGCCCCCGCTTCAACTGGGCCGTCGACTGGTTCGACCACATCGCCCGGGGCAACGACACCGAGGCCCTGGTGATCGTCGAGGAGGACGGTCGCCGCACCACGCGCACCTTCGACGAGCTCGCCACCCGCTCCGATCAGCTCGGCCACTGGCTCAGCGCGCGGGGCGTAGCGAAGGGCGACACCGTGATGCTCATGCTCGGCAACCAGGTAGAGCTCTGGGAGGCGATGCTCGCGATCATGAAGCTGGGCGCCGTGATCCTCCCGACGACGACGGCCATGGGGCCGGCCGACCTCATCGACCGCGTCGATCGTGGGTCGGTGCGCCACGTGATCACGGATGCCGCCGATGCCGCCAAGTTCGATGCCGTTCCGGGGGAGTACACGCGCATTCGGGTGGGCACAGCGGCGGCCGCGCCAGCGGCATCCGGCTGGCTGAGCTTCGACGACGCCTTCGCGGCCGAATCGACCGAGCCGACCGATGCCCCTCGCGGCCCGCTGCCGCACCCCGGCAACTCCTCTGACGATGCCCTGCTGCTGTATTTCACCTCGGGCACGACGAGCCGGCCGAAGCTCGTCGAGCACAGTCACGTGTCATACCCCGTGGGGCACCTGTCGACCATGTACTGGCTGGGGCTGCGCCCGGGCGACGTGCACCTGGCGATCAGCTCTCCGGGCTGGGCGAAGCACGCGTGGAGCTGCTTCTTCGCGCCGTGGATCGCCGAGGCCACGATCTTCGTCTACAACTACGCGCGCTTCGATGCGGTGGCGCTTCTCGAGCGCATCCGCGAAGAGAAGGTGACCTCGTTCTGCGCCCCGCCCACGGTGTGGCGCATGCTGATCCAGACCGATCTGAGCGCCGGTGCGGGTTCGCTGCGGGAGGCGATCTCGGCGGGAGAGCCGCTGAACCCCGAGGTCATCTCCCGCGTGAGGGCGCAGTGGGGCCTGACTATTCGTGACGGCTACGGCCAGACCGAGATGACCGCGGTGGTGGCCAACACTCCCGGCTCCGACATCAAGGACGGTTCGATGGGTCGCCCTCTTCCCGGGTGCCCGATCGTGCTCGTCGACCCCCTGACCAGCCTCGAGGCAGACGAGGGCGAGATCTGCGTCGACGTGCGCTCCCGTCCGATGAATCTGATGACCGGGTACGTGGGCGACCCCGCGAGAAACGCCGAGAGCGAGCACGACGGCTACTTTCACACCGGCGACGTGGCCACGCGCGACGCCGCCGGGTATCTCACCTACGTGGGCCGAACCGACGACGTGTTCAAGGCATCCGACTACAAGATCAGCCCGTTCGAGCTCGAGAGCGTGCTGATCGAGCACCCGTCGGTGGTCGAGGCGGCCATCGTGCCGGCACCGGATGCCCTGCGGCTCGCCGTTCCCAAGGCCTACGTCGTGCTCGCGGCCGGCTTCGAGCCGACGGATGAGACAGCGAAGGAGATTCTGCGCTTCGCCCG carries:
- a CDS encoding AMP-binding protein produces the protein MTTEVFRAARDQLVALRDDYDTARQDFEWPDVGPRFNWAVDWFDHIARGNDTEALVIVEEDGRRTTRTFDELATRSDQLGHWLSARGVAKGDTVMLMLGNQVELWEAMLAIMKLGAVILPTTTAMGPADLIDRVDRGSVRHVITDAADAAKFDAVPGEYTRIRVGTAAAAPAASGWLSFDDAFAAESTEPTDAPRGPLPHPGNSSDDALLLYFTSGTTSRPKLVEHSHVSYPVGHLSTMYWLGLRPGDVHLAISSPGWAKHAWSCFFAPWIAEATIFVYNYARFDAVALLERIREEKVTSFCAPPTVWRMLIQTDLSAGAGSLREAISAGEPLNPEVISRVRAQWGLTIRDGYGQTEMTAVVANTPGSDIKDGSMGRPLPGCPIVLVDPLTSLEADEGEICVDVRSRPMNLMTGYVGDPARNAESEHDGYFHTGDVATRDAAGYLTYVGRTDDVFKASDYKISPFELESVLIEHPSVVEAAIVPAPDALRLAVPKAYVVLAAGFEPTDETAKEILRFARERLAPFQRIRRIEFFELPKTISGKIRRVELREREERVAEGAEIAMEWRDDQFPELKSVGNTGGATA
- a CDS encoding nucleotide disphospho-sugar-binding domain-containing protein, whose protein sequence is MPAYLLCSPPIYGHLQPIVDLGRGLRQRGASVTVLTGRKYEDLVLQSGLAFAPLPGEVDFDDDDLDAWLPGRDKMHGLAAVRYGMIGMFARVIPGQWRAVEALLGSGSFDAIIGEASFTGLAPYLARAPKDRLPVVGVSAVPVIMASVDAAPFGTALQPGTSGLARARNAALNAFLLRGPFRPVELAVKEAMAEVGVAPSGVSFFDFAYRSFDLLFQLSVEGLEYPRRELPDTVSFVGPLRAGGPSGADLPGWWGDLQSGRPVVHVSQGTIDNVDLSRLLVPTLRALAEEDVLVVAATGGRPIADVVTAMGGRLPSNARVAQFLPYDELLPLCDVFVTNGGFGGVQRALAAGIPLVVAGSTEEKPEVAARVQWAGCGVDLRTGTPRPGKVLAAVRRVLGETSYRQASETLRDEIRVLPDPIDVISDALDRLVAGR
- a CDS encoding ABC transporter permease, producing MSTPDASSVSAAEQETSAVLVSTKSVLRSAGWRSLIAQPVAILVVLALFLVWLNVAPLTATERTTLDPGALWQATLEHLKLTFVAAAIVLVIAIPLGILLTRSGFRRFSAPILAIANFGQAAPAIGLVVLLAIFVSSGFWASIIALVLYAALPALSNTMIGIRGVPSSLVEAGRGMGMSAAAVLFKVELPLAVPVMLAGIRTALVLLVGTASLAAFINGGGLGLLIVTGVNLYLISVLVSGALLIALLALFIDWLGRVVEFIAHPKGL
- a CDS encoding glycine betaine ABC transporter substrate-binding protein → MTARSTRTHSSTARARNTGRAPRRLRTRLLAGAAIVAAGMFALTGCGLQPAASFTPDVSAGSIAPLDLPDDAGITITSKNFTEQLILGKVAVIAARAAGFKVVDLTNVPGSVPARQLMLAHGADMTFEYTGTAWISYLGQATAIPDQQKQYEAVRDADAANGLTWLPPAPLNNTYAMAMGKDAAKRLGITKMSQIASLPVQDRTFCVEAEFNSRQDGMTPMLAAYNMERGSDSGVPDSNISIFDTGAVYTAIDRGTCNFGEIFTTDGRVDSLGLTVLQDDERFFPAYNVAPVLNTETLAKYPGLADVFDQISPKITDATLRQLNLRVDEGGEDPTDVAYSFLVDNGFVRAK